In Actinotignum schaalii, the sequence ACAAGGGATGCAGGTTGCCTCTGATCGTCCCGCACGACGACTCGTCATACGTGCACGGAAAAGACGGTTTTGGGGATGTTGGTTTCCCGGATCCGCAGCAGCAACCAGAATCTGAACATGCCGTGGATGCCCTCATCCGAATTATCAATGAGAACCCGGGAGAGATCAGCATTGTTGCTCAGGCTCCTCTAACTAATATCGCCACGGCTGTTTCCATGGATCGTTCTCTTCCGGAGAAGGTCAAGCATTTGTACATCATGGGTGGCCAGAGCCCGTACGGTCCGGGTAACGTCACCGCAGCAGCAGAAGCGAATTTCTGGCATGATCCTGAGGCTGCCAAGCTTGTGCTCCAGGCCGGTTTCAAGATAACGATCTTGACCTGGGATCTCACTATGCGCCAAGGCCGGCTCTCCCGTAAGCAGCTAAAAGAAATTGAGGATCTGAAGACTCCGCAATCGGAATTCTTCACGAAGGCAAATGCGGTATCTGTCAAATACGTAGAGAAGACGCACGGAGTCGAGGGATCAACGCATCCAGATTCTCTCGCGGCTGCCGTCGCCGTAAATCCGGATATCATAACTCGCGCCGAAGAGTATTTCGTCGATGTTGAAGCTGATTCCGAACTAACGCGGGGATACATGTTTGTCGATGTTGTCAATCGATCCGGTAAGAAACCTAACGCTCGCGTTGTCCATGAGATCGATCAGGAAGCATTCTTCCAGACGATCTTGAACTCGCTCAGGTAGGGCCAATCCGTCTAATAAGTGAGGTCAGCATGGACGAACGAGAGAACAAACCCGCCGAAGGCGCATCGGTATCGCCAAGTACCGATCTGTATTCAGGAAAAGCGCTTTTTGCGCTTATGGTCACGCTCATTACGGCGGTGTTGTCTTATCAACTTAACGCGAGCATGATCACTCCGGCTTTGCCGAATATCGGTGAGAGCTATGCGATCAGTGAATCGACTGTTGGCTTAGTCTCGTCCCTGTTCTTTCTTGCCGGATCAATCGCCGGTGTGGTTCTTACCCGCTGGAGTGATTTTATTGGCAGGAAGAAGATGCTCAT encodes:
- a CDS encoding nucleoside hydrolase yields the protein MIRLIHDTDTAQDDAFALMIGLRHPETRVEAVTINYGNIEFDQMVKNALYTIEVADLDYKVPVYKGCRLPLIVPHDDSSYVHGKDGFGDVGFPDPQQQPESEHAVDALIRIINENPGEISIVAQAPLTNIATAVSMDRSLPEKVKHLYIMGGQSPYGPGNVTAAAEANFWHDPEAAKLVLQAGFKITILTWDLTMRQGRLSRKQLKEIEDLKTPQSEFFTKANAVSVKYVEKTHGVEGSTHPDSLAAAVAVNPDIITRAEEYFVDVEADSELTRGYMFVDVVNRSGKKPNARVVHEIDQEAFFQTILNSLR